The Solanum lycopersicum chromosome 2, SLM_r2.1 DNA window CCTTGGATAATTATCCATTTCTTTCTTCTAGTTTTCTTTACTTGTCTAATTTGTTGCCCCCACATATTTGAGTTTGTATAAATTTGTTACCTTCAAATTGTTTGGGAACCCTGTTCTACACAAAAATGAAATAGTTGGTCCAGAAGTTTCTCCACTGAGCTCATACTTCtacaaactcaaattttatCTTGAATCCGTCTTTTAGATAACAGTTGACACATCAATCTGATCATAATTTTGCAACAAAACTTTATTGAGAGCTGTACACAACCTAAAGTCTACTCATATATTACTTGACATATATGaagttttcttttatgattCTACACTTCGAGCAAACCCCCatagaaaaaggaaagaacGTTTTATTGAATCTAAGGTACCAACCAAAGGAGGGACAGAGAAGGGATAATGCAGTGGGAAAACATGAGTTTCCAGAGTCTCAAACCAAAATAGACAGAAGGACAGACATGGACAAAGCTGTATGATAAGTTCAGTTGCTCTAACTCGCCAAGTGCACAAGTAACATGAAATACACAAGAAAGAATGCAAAGAGGAAACACTGTTGAGTCAGTCCCATCACTGGGCTTCATCCACAACTAATAATAACACGGATTAACTAACTTCATAACACAAAAGTGAACTGAACCAGATTACAACAATCTACAAGTAAAACATCTATCACATCATCCATTTACCCCTTTGTTTCTTTCCTaagaattttcttttcaaaatttgtgcGCATGGAACTACTTCCTCATCTGTGTGAAGAGTTGAGAAGGTGGTCTTGCAGTAGCTGAACTCCCACCGAATGCAGGGAAGCCACTACCACCACTTTGTTGGCTGCTAAAAGCTCCAAAACCACCACCTTTCAAAATTTAGCAGAACAGAAAAAATCAAGTCAACAAGCGTATCATTACCATGTTACGTAACCTATATCAAAgattataatatttcaaatcatTTGAGTCACACGGTATCTTGTGTACCATGGATAAAAGAGAGAACAATACTCCTCAGTCACTTTCCAAAAGAAAAACACCGTCAAAACAGTTTCATCATTTTTTCACAAGATTCTTCATAATGAAGAATGGACTCACTTCTCTTTGCTGCTTTAAAACTTCACATTTTACTTATATGTAAATCAAACAGGACTGATTAGGTTGAAGTATAGCAGAGCTACATACCTGAAAAGCCTGAACCACCACCAGTTGGAGCAGCAAATCCACCACCAGCTGCAGCAGCAGCTCCAAATCCACCAGCAGATGTGGCAGCGGCTGCAAATCCACCAGCACCTGTGGCAGCAGCAGCAAATCCACCACTGGGTGCAGCAGAAGCACCGAATCCAACACCACCAGAACTCAGATTGGAAAACCCACCTCCGAAACCACCAGCAGAGCTATTGCTCATAAAACCTCCGCCAAAAGAGCTTGCAGATCCCACACCAGTTCCGGGTATTCCAGCACCAAGCTGCCTTGATTGTCCAAAAGTACCAAGAACTGAACCTAAAGCATGCTGCCCTTGTCCAACCTGAGCCGGCTGGCCAAACCCACTCACTGCTGGAGCCTGACTCGTGGAAGTGAGGCTAAAGCTACCAGGAAAGGCACCAAAATTTGCAGGTGCTGATGGTTGAGGTGGCTGTATTGGTTGAAAACTAAATGACGCTGGTCGAAATAACTCACTGCTTGAAGCTGTACTTGTAAATAAGGAGTTTGCTGGAGATGAAGCTTTATTCGGTGACATAACACCAAATGGATTAGGTTTTGTAGAAACTGGAGTAGCAGCAGATCCAATACCAAACCCAGCCAAGTTACCCAGTGCATTCTCCTTCATCTGATTATTCTCAGGAGCTTCCTCTTCCATGTCATCCTCATGGGTGACAACATCTGAACAACCACTCTTCACTGATGGTGGAATGGAAGAACCAGAAAATGGCTGTCCAGGTATAGGTATCAAACCAACATTTGAGACTTGACTTGATTCCGCACGAGGATGGACCTGACTTGCAGATTTCAAACTGGGCGACTGTTCATTTGATTGTACCAAAGGTCCAGCTTGTGATTTAGGCACACTGAACAATACCACAGGCTGTGAAGCTGGATCTTGTGGTGTATCTATCTTTGTACTTAGATTCGCAAGTGAAGCTGGTTTATCGGAATTTGTATCAGCCTTTTTATCAAGTATGGCAACCAAAGGTCGAGACAGGATTGTTGGGGACTCAGACCTTGTACTATCTGAAGAAGGTGTAATGGGTAAGGTATCCAATTTTTGAGTGCTTTGAAGAGATGACGACTGCGTCAGAGAAGCTACTGATGATTGAGAGATCTTTTGATTGGAACCTATACTGGCTTTAGAAACGGATTCGAATGATGTCCACGGGGATGATATTGGTGACAACATTGGCTCTTGTGAAGAAGATAAAGATGCTGACGGCATGATTTTTACATGCGAAGAGGAACTATGTGTTGATTCTTGGGCAGATAATGAAATCTCACTACCTTGGCTTTTATTCACAACTTCTGAGTGTATAAACTTAGCAGACAGAGTGAAGGCAGAATTAGCCGCAGCAGCAGCAGTTGGTAAAGAATAGTTAAGATTACTGTTAGATTCAAACTGTGCACTTCCACTAGTCACCGGTGCATTTTTCCAATCTCTGACAGGTTTGGTGATTCCAGGTTTACCATCAGCATTTGAAGTATCAATTGTAAAGTTGGGTTTGGTGATTCCAGGTTTACCATCAGCATTTGAAGTATCAATTGTGAACTTGGGTTTGGTGATTCCAGGTTTACCATCAGCATTTGAAGTATCAATTGTAAACTTGATTGGGGCCAATGTCTGTGCAGGAGGACCTGACGAATTTGGTTGCTGCATTCTGTTCCCTGATTGCTGAATAGCCCCTGGTCCACCTGTTTGCACAATATCTTTAAGTGGTATTGTGCTTCTGCCTGATCTTGTCGTAGCAAGATTGTGAGTATCTACTAAACCATATTGGCTAGTAACTCCGGTCAACTGTGACTCATGCTGCAGTGAAGATACTGGAGAAATCATTGGTGGCGTTTCAGCTGCATGTCTTGGAAGTACATCTGCCCATtggaaaaaagaatttttagtgGACTGGTTTGCTGGTATATCGTGAAGACCTACATATATTTTAGcaaaatacattatattcatTTACTGAACACATTTAGCATATTTATTAGTTTAGGTTGGGAACCTTGGCTTCTAACTTGCTCTGGAGAGATGGAAGAGGCACTGAAGATATTTGATTGAGCAGTCGCTGATCTCTCGCGCATCCTAGACTGGTGATGTTTCTTATCCAGTGACAAAGATGACTTATTTGAAGTTTCCTTCGGGCGATCTTCTTGAAGAACAATCCTTTTCACAGTTGTTTTGGGAGTTTCAAAGCTTGCCCAATTCTGCCAAAAGGTCAAAAAAGATACCGCAAGTTAAGCttaaaacaaaatgaatgaTACTACCACTTGATTATCTAGCCATGAAAATGCTAAATACCAAGTATAGTTCTGATGGTACCAATTTAAGGAATGCGACAAGGGAAACTTTAGCTCAAGGAATAATGAAGCTCCACGTCTTTGAAAATAGGACAACAATATTATTTTCCAATTGGAacaataatttgaatagatGCTTAAGTTTGTCCTCTTAATTACACGTTCCAAGTACATACTCCACACGAATCTGCATAATTTACTCAATGGATTAACAGTCAGCAAAACAAAACTATTTTTACTTTCATGTCTTACTATGTAATCTAGTATTCAGATTGCCCGGCTACTTTTGTCTTTCTTTTGCTTTGCATATTGTAAGTGCATATACCATTGTACTCGCTAATTGCTGAAAGATGTCACTGACAGAACCTACTTTAAACCAATTACTCTTAGATTATCATCCCAAGTTTAAGATAATTATGTGTAGTACCAAAGCCCAAAATGTTctgtttttcttttagttttaaaatatgcaTTCCTTAATCCTTATGTCACAAATTTATGTGACACACTTTCCTTTCTAATTGGTCCCAAAAGGAATGACATATTTCCTCACTTGACAGATGTTTGATGACACTTGTCAACATTTTACCCATGTTGGGTCCCACTTATTGGCAAAATGTCCACAAAGGTGTActcttttattaataattcatttatttgaCGGGTAGTTTTGAAACATATCAAAGTCTTCCCATATTTCTTAAATTCTGTGCCCAGTCAAGCCAAATCTGACTTATGATAAGTCTGCATGTTTCATTAAACAGGCCACAACTACCTTGTTACATGTCAGACACGTCTTATCCTATGCAGTTGACATCCTCCAACTGTTGAgctaatttgaaattcaaaatacaaGTCTAACTAATCATGTAGATAATACCACAAATGGCTGGAAATCAAGGAACTGCCGTACTACCATGGCATGTGCACGGCACACGCAGGCAACCTTCAAATCTGGCACCAAATGCACACTCTCGCTCCCAGCTTCGCGTCTTTGCCCACATGTCTGCCTTGTGCATAGGTTCTCCAGTTGTTATGGGTTAACTTTTCCTCGTTTGACTCCACACAGCAGTCACGCACCTACGACTTAGCCCTCTTCTTTTTCCATAAGTTTGGTTCAACACTCAGATTATTTATGGCATATGAAATCACAACATAAGGCACATACAAGAATCGCTTCCCAACTTTGTATTTTAACTTGTGCCAAAAAGAAGCACACAGAACTCAGCCTTTCAAAGCTCAGCCAACAAAGCTAAATCTGGCCTGTAACATCAAATAGGCCATAACCGCTTGTCACACGCCAGGCACATGTCTTGTCATCTATGCAGTTGGGGGTAACCCAACTGCTTCATGATATAAGTCTTACTAATCCTGTAGCATCAACATCtggaaattaaaaaaactatccAATATCCGAAGCATGTGCACGTGTGCAGGTTCTGCATCGCACAACTTGTAATTGGTACCCAATCCCCTTACTCGCCTGCCTTGCCCAGGTCATAGTCCACACGACGTTGTATACTCCGGCTGAATCTGTCTGATAGGCTAAAGATACACCCCACCTTCCATGTCAGTTTTCTGAAGTCATTTCATGAAGATGCTAGGGATCCCAGCAAGGTTGGCATCCAGACGTGCCCCTCCTGTTGTGCAGTAGCAATCTGAGGGAGAGATTGAGAAGATGTTGGATCACCAGACATTGGGTCATAGCAAGAAGAATCGGCGGATAGAACCTCTGGTTCAATGGAAGGGCAAACCAGTGTGTGATGGTCCAGGTCATAGTCCACAAACTTGTCTCAGCCACGACCATAGCCTTGCCTAGAGCAGCCCTTGTCATGCCTTATTCACACCACCGTCAAGGTCTTGTCATGACCTGCCGGCAGTCTTGCCTTAAGTAAAGTTGATCTTAACCGAAGTCATTTGGTCATGACTAGGTTCATCATGTAAATCCCTAGCCATCAAAACCTCCCCCACTAAATGAGCTCGTCGTCCTTGACAAGGCAGAATCTATGTACGCCTTGACTTCATCTTCAAACTGCCACAATTATGGTCCTCTCTCCCAACTAAAATCACACCGGTTTGCCCACCAGAAATTCATTCTATGCACTGATTCTTCTTGCTAGTGGTCATCCAAGATCTTCTCAATCTCTTCCTCATAGTGCTTCCGCACAACAGGAAGGGCACATCTGGATGCCGAACTTGCTGGATCCCCAGCATCTTCATGAAATGACTTCAGAAAACTCACATGGAAGGTGGGGTATATCTTCCGCCTATCCGAAAGGTTCAACCGGAGTCATACGTGCATGACTTCTTTGTGGCGTTGAACCACCATAAGTTGACCCCATAACAACTGGAGAACCTGCGCACAATGCAGGCACATGGGGAAGGCATGAAGCTGGGTGCCAGAGTAGACATTTTGGCACCAGATGTGAAGGTCGCCTGCGTGTGCCACGCACATGCATCGACAGTAGGGAAGTTCCGAGATTTTCAGCCGTTTCTGGCATTGTCAGCAAGATAAGTACACttgtattttgaattcaaattggCCTCGCAGTTCAGGGATGTCAACTGCAAAGGATAAGACATGTGACTAAGGTGTTGTGGCCTATATAATGGCACCAACCTGAGTAGCGCACCAAAGAAATACGAAAGCTGACCCATTTTCTTCCCAAATACCATTCAGCATAATGAAATCAAGGAACTTTCAGTATAATCATAAACCTTTCCAAGATCTAGCTTGCCAATACTCTTCGTACACTCTGCTTCTTTCTCGAATCTACCACTTTGTTTGCCACCAAAGTTGCATCCAAGATCTCCTACCTTCCACAAAAGCATTTTGTGAAGATGAAACAAACTTATTCAAGACCTTCTTGAGTCTAATATAAAGCACTGTTAGAAACTAATAGGTCTATTATTCCCGATGCACGTAGCTCCCTCCCGTTTAGGGGTAATGCCGATGAATAAAACACTTAAGCTCCTCTAAAATTCCCCTCTTTCCTGGAACTCATTGATGGTCTGAATAATATCGCTATTAGCTGTACTCCAACAATTTTGGAAGAAAGCCAAAGTAAATCCGTCAGAGCCCGGGACCTTGTCTAATACTACACAACTATACAACACAACTGTGTTAAAATTCACTCCCTCATGTGCACAATAAGTGGAGTAATGAAAGCTTTAAAGTAGTCAGATCAGCTATAAATAACAGCAAcaaatatgatgttttatgCAATAAAGCAGTGGCCCACCTAAAGGTGTTCCAGGTGTCAAGTTGGAGAAATTTTATCAGCATCTCAAGAGAAGGTCGGAATATTACCCGATCAAGTGAGTCACGGCGTCTCCTAGCTGTCTCTGGCTCAAGGCTCTTCACAGGACTTGGCTTCTTTCTCCTGGATCGTTCTTTAACAGCAAGAAAGACTGATAGTTCCTTGTTAAAAGGTGTATTTTCAGCCTTTTCCCTAGCTGGAGACTTGTGAGAAGCACCATCATAGGGTAAACCAATTGTTTCAAACAATTCCTTCCTAATATTCTGACCTTTTGCAGGAGAATCTATGCTCAAATCAGTCATTAGTTTCGAGAGACTTTCAGAAAGTTGCTCTGCTACTACTAGCTGTGTAGTCATTGTATTACGTAAATTGTGCAAGGACTGAAAATTCCTGAAATGCAAATAGCTCCAACATTCACCCAAACTTTAATCAATAAAGATGAGAAAAACAAGGTTCTGGTACAGAGGGAATGCAGGTTGGAGAAGCGAATTTGTTCTTCTCACGAAAAGAAAGTTTAAGCAGTACATGCAATCATATTGAAGTGTTTGTAAAAAGTAGACAATCATAACTAAGATAGACCTAATTGTGTAGCCAAAGAGAACAGGAGAACACCAATACCTGGGTTGTCCAGGCCTGCTCTGGAAAcctcttttatttgtttgtatccTGTCAGTGTCGCCAAACTTATTCAACTCGAGAGTGTTGAAATGTCTCTCCAATTCAATCAGCTGGCTGGTCAAGCTCTACGTAAAGTAGAAAATCAGAAGTGATGAGGAAAACATTAGGAAGGGAAGGAACAAAAGCATTGACATTGATCATTCTGATGGTACCTTATTAACTTCGTTTACATGTTGCCTCTTTAACTCCAGCTCAGAACATAGTTTCTGGCGATTCCAGAGATTCCAATACCGTTCATCAGTAGCTTGCTTAAATATTTCTTCCATGTATACTTTCCTTGCCAAAActggaaataaaaaataaaaataattatttttaaaaaagagaggATACATAATATATCATAATGATGACATCATTGTCATCAACAATAATAACTACGCCTCAGACCCAAATAAGTTGGGATTGACGATATGAATCTCCACTTTTTGTCATTTCGTATCAACATCATACtaagtaaaataaaagttaaaaataagttttatatatcattttgttaCTAGTAAGTGGCCAGAAGCAGGCCGCTGTCCCTCAACATGTCTGCTTCTAGCCGAGGgaaattcaatattttctcCGTCTTACTTGTCTTTTTAGAAtgttatatattcaaaaattacgaaaaaatttctataaatcacaataattaacaacttaaaacaTTTAAGAGACATAAAAAAGTCGGTTGACTCGAAATTTTATCAAtgccacataaattgggacagagAGAGTGACATATATTATCTGAAAATGatgtaaaaagtactataatcacaataattaacaacttaaaaatagttaaaaccATAGACAATATGGTTGACTCTCCATATTCCATccatgtcacataaattgatgAATTGGGACATACGGAGTAACATATATATGAGCTTGGGCTGGCAACgtagttaaaataataatgatattaattcTCTAACAAGTCTTATACCAATACTCAACTAATAGCTATCATTAATATGGTTATTAAATTGAACAGGCAATTAACCTAATGTCTTAGATCACAAGCagtattttttcaaataaatgcAGTGATTGTGCTATTGTTATATGGTTTTTAAGCTCCAAAAGCCCAAAGAGAGGCAACTAGAGACAGAAACAGAAGAGAGACAAAGCAGGGTGAGCAAAGAATAATGGCTGCCTCAGAACATATCCCTTGTACTTCCAGATGTACATTCCGAAGCTGCATCTTGAACATATCTGTTGGCTGATTTGACATTGGCAAAGACCAGTGAGAAATAAGAGAAATTCAAAGAGGATAGCACTAAGAATAATTAGGACGTTGTTGGTAAGAGCCTATTCCTTGTAAATATGGGAAATGTTCCGAACGCAAATGATTGTGTAATTAGGAAtaggaattatttttttttctttttcatgatTACTAATAAACACAACTtaatcccaacatacttgaggGAATAATCAAGAAATTATATTCCTGAATTCTCTCCTATTTTCACGGAGTCTAAGATATTTTTTCACATGTGAGACAAATATATGCCAAGTACAAAAATTATCGTATTAAATAAGATTGGTGACAGACTAAATAGTTTCCAAAATCCACTTTAGTGGTTAAGAacctagtggtcaatgaagtggttgagaaATACTGAGGTGTCACGTTCAAAACTTAGTGGAGACAAAAAAATACTAAGTGATTCTTCCCTGCTGTCTTAGCCTTGGTGGACAGAGTTACTTGGTACCCATTCTAGTGTAGGTAGCACGTATCTCGTGGAATTAATCGAGGTGTGCGAAAGTTGGCTTGGACACCACGATGATCAAAAGAAGTCTAGATTGACCCAACTCATCTTTACCCAATAAACTTTCAACAGGTTTGAGTCATAATCATCTTTACCCAATAAACTTTCAACAAGTTTGAGTCATAATTTTATCAACTCTCTTCATTTTTACTTGCCTGCATTAGACACCCCTCTAAGGGTATCCCAACCCATAACACCAAATTTTACACTAAAATAGAGTCAACTCCAATCCACTACATTAAATTTCACtaaatagaatatttttttatatttctctctctcaatattatattattattttttattttttatttcataaaaaaaaatattttcacattttcacCCAATATAATTCACATTCTTTTCTAACACAAtcgttttatataaaattatttgatattacaagtgttttaaaataatataattagatAGCAAATGTTACACATTATACATATTAATGGATAATATGaataaaagtgaaatcattgatgaaatacaattaactaaatattaaatgattataaaatttattttgttttctacaTAAATATTCAACATCAAAAAGATTAGTATGTTGCTCTGATAATTGCTCTATTAATGCACTACGAAGTTCAAAATGAGCATCTTTGCCTTTAGTTTTTTGTGCcgagttaaaaataatttaaatcgaTCATTGTTATCTACTGTCATTTCTACCGTTGGAGTTGGACTTTCCCAAGCATCTTGAATTGGTGCATTAAAATGATATTCATCCACAATTATTATGTTATGGAATATAATATACTAAATTTaagatttgaaataaatattataaagagaACCCTAAACCCGCCTACGTGGCACCACAACAAATCAGGATTccctttcaatttattttattttcaaaactagccttcttttatgaataattttgacttttatgaagagttgaaCGTTTTACGAAAAGTTGtgccttttatgaaatgttgtaaCCTTTCgaagggttgtaactttttcaaagagttatAACCTTTCcgaaaagttgtgaattttatgaaaagttatgacttttatgaagagttatgacttttatgaacaattgtgacttttatgaaaggttttgACCTTTACGAAGGGTTGTAACTTTACCAAAGAGTTGTAACCTTTATGGTAAGACACAATAATCATTTGTTCATACTACTCTTTGTTCTCTATAAATAGTGAACTTTCCTCTCCTACCTTTTAAGTTTTACTTAGGTGGTAATTTTTAGTCAATagacctttaaatttttatatttgaacttttatataattttaactttaattttgtcATGATCATTTGTAGGCTGCAAATTTTGTTTGATAGTAACTTATGATTTGAGAATTATGAAAATCATAATTGGAGATTCTTGAATGCAAAACAAGATAAAGAATAAGGACATGCAAAGCGACAAAAATCATTGTACGTGAGGCAAGTCCTGAAGGAATCAAAATTGTTAGCATTCCGAAATCATGTGAGTAATCATATAGTTCTACACTTTCCATTTTTCTTACACTGCGACtacaattaatttgatttgtatGAGCAAGTGTAGTATTTTGTCTTGATTTCTTCACTCCTTATATTGATTTGAACTGATGGTGTATCGAAAACAACCTTCCTATCCTCCAAGATAGGAGTAGGCTCTGTATCCACACTATTCAACTCATACCTCACATGTGAGATTACAATGAAATAATCATTTGTATGtggaatgttttaaattttagtaattCAAAATCTATTTATTAGAAAACAACTATTGTGAATAAGATTAATCTGGACTAGCATATGATGGTTCACGTTTTTTACTTCTAGATTATTTTAGTGGAGCAAACGGAGACAGTGTGTTATTTGTATCACAAATAATGTGTATAAAATCACTCTGCTTTAATCTAATTATTTAGTGTTACATTCATTGCTATAAATTAAGTTGATATAACATATTTTGGTATAGTCATAATTTAAAGGAGAGGGTTGTCTAGTTAGAAGATTGATTGATATCAACGATAAGATGGACAATTACACTGTGTAAATTATATATGTTCAAATCCATCTTAAGATTTATAGTCAAATAAAATTCTTGGTAGTATTTAACAAAAATGTAATCTTGTGGAATGTATACAAGTtcctatttttcaatttttataacaTCATTCGAAAGAAAGCATTTGACCTTGGATTTTTAAGCATTACCCAtgaatcatatttatttaattatctaaaaattGACCTTACATATTTTAGGTCCTTCAGATGTTAAAATAACCTTAGGTATAGGTACCAGGGTCTTTTTGTAGTGTGCTTAAAAATAGTATTGGATAGAGTGTATAACTAATGTTGACATTAGTTACGGTAAGATTTTTATTATCTATTGCTATCTTATTTTCCAAGCCATTGCTCAATCATCCTTTTCCTGATTGATTGGAAGTAGCAAGGAAAGACATCGAAAAACTTTTTTGGTTCAATATGCAACTAAGCAAAGAGAAAGAGTAGTAAAGGAAACACGAGTAGTTTTCTCGTGTCAAAAGGAATCAAGGAAGAAATTCTTTTAAGATAGCAGTTACACTAGCAGAAGTTCATCATGACACATATGTATGACATTATCTTTGTTAAGATTGGTAGTTTGGTATATTAAgggtgattttatttttaaacatcttATCCATAAATTAACGGTCATTATATTGTTGATACCATAGTTTTTccatatatttgataatacttgAGAGGAAATTTAATTTTCTACATATTATTTATGCACCCTATAATATTGCATATGTTGTATACATGTACTAGATTTTCTTATTACATCTTAGCAAATGACTCCCAAGTGTCTTCTAATTTGTGGTCTACTACAGTATTcaagaaatgatttttaagGAGTTGGTAAAACTTAGTTCATTTAGTTTTTCCATAAAGAGAGATATTTTGAGTACATCAAATATTCATTGCCGGATGATGTCGAACTCATGGTTGCCCTAAGCTTAGAAACTATAAATCTGCTATCGATTGATCTAGATTCATTCCTGATAGGCTGATAGTTTTTGCTTTTAATACTATGTGAAAACAAGACACATACTTTCCCTTTATTTAATACATCTCTTTTGTATCGTGATGGTTCTCTTATTAAATAGAAGGGGACCTATAAATTCAGAAAGGTCATAAAATTTTACAACAAATATATTTGATGAACTTATTAGATACGATCATACTGAAATTTCTTTATAAGCATTACAGCATTGAAAAAATACAGTACATTTTGCTTATTACATATTAACataagggagaaaagaaaagaaaaattttccaAACTCCCCTTAAGAGTTTACTGAAGTTCTTTCATATCTTTTAGTATTGTAGCTATTCAACCATATGTTATGCTATTTTATTGTGATCCACCATAAATACTTGAAGTTAAATATGGGAGTTGGTTGAATCGAAAGATTGTGTATGTC harbors:
- the LOC101268441 gene encoding nuclear pore complex protein NUP214 isoform X2 — its product is MSASIQLEEEIEGDQIGSKNYRFSRIGTPVPIKSGEDSSFDIENECPPLQPLVVSERFRLLFVAHSNGFCVARTKEVMTSAEEIKEKGTGPSIQELSVVDVAIGKVSILALSGDESLLAACVGNKIHFYPVSALLYKDQTPAFSHSLNDSSIIKDMQWAKKAEKVYVVLATDGKLYSGVGQSPIKQVMDDCDAFGWSPDGEFIAITRKNLVSILSSKFEEKFSILLSFKSLLDDLNAKYVIKVDVVRWIRPDCIIIGCLQVNDDNEEEESYAVQVITSENGRITNPLAKPVVRSFRDVFLDFRYDAVPSCSGPHLFSSYLDQHQLAFVANRKNLDQHILLFGWSVGDTKNEAAIIEILNDNWSPKIEAHDIGDDILILGLAIDKVSQNGEIKLLLGEEEKEVSPCCLLLCLTNDGRLSIFHFASATAASVSPQSTDFEEKNNSYKVASSQDLVVESSSARKQINQVDSALQPHEIDRGHKVLATSAQSSVAEKFSSEEAIKTTNQNQGANLMLSASKTFVSVDAGGVNNFRTQETEKVARVKPGSVSFSGSSVGNFSIRSIGPSAGTGGVMELPVKIMSTGFSTASSQSSKLHISSKSDETLASTPFSGVPRRNFGSPDKNSSSTNEKAGTSVSISSYKQKAMMGAGSIGSSPAFPGSMLQSQKGFLSEPSKLHFTRETSEGTPLKQFHDVEEMARKLDDLLKGIEGEGGFRDASIRAQSSSVLALEEGIESVSEKCRIWRAVMDKQLGEVQLLLDKTVQVLARKVYMEEIFKQATDERYWNLWNRQKLCSELELKRQHVNEVNKSLTSQLIELERHFNTLELNKFGDTDRIQTNKRGFQSRPGQPRNFQSLHNLRNTMTTQLVVAEQLSESLSKLMTDLSIDSPAKGQNIRKELFETIGLPYDGASHKSPAREKAENTPFNKELSVFLAVKERSRRKKPSPVKSLEPETARRRRDSLDRNWASFETPKTTVKRIVLQEDRPKETSNKSSLSLDKKHHQSRMRERSATAQSNIFSASSISPEQVRSQDVLPRHAAETPPMISPVSSLQHESQLTGVTSQYGLVDTHNLATTRSGRSTIPLKDIVQTGGPGAIQQSGNRMQQPNSSGPPAQTLAPIKFTIDTSNADGKPGITKPKFTIDTSNADGKPGITKPNFTIDTSNADGKPGITKPVRDWKNAPVTSGSAQFESNSNLNYSLPTAAAAANSAFTLSAKFIHSEVVNKSQGSEISLSAQESTHSSSSHVKIMPSASLSSSQEPMLSPISSPWTSFESVSKASIGSNQKISQSSVASLTQSSSLQSTQKLDTLPITPSSDSTRSESPTILSRPLVAILDKKADTNSDKPASLANLSTKIDTPQDPASQPVVLFSVPKSQAGPLVQSNEQSPSLKSASQVHPRAESSQVSNVGLIPIPGQPFSGSSIPPSVKSGCSDVVTHEDDMEEEAPENNQMKENALGNLAGFGIGSAATPVSTKPNPFGVMSPNKASSPANSLFTSTASSSELFRPASFSFQPIQPPQPSAPANFGAFPGSFSLTSTSQAPAVSGFGQPAQVGQGQHALGSVLGTFGQSRQLGAGIPGTGVGSASSFGGGFMSNSSAGGFGGGFSNLSSGGVGFGASAAPSGGFAAAATGAGGFAAAATSAGGFGAAAAAGGGFAAPTGGGSGFSGGGFGAFSSQQSGGSGFPAFGGSSATARPPSQLFTQMRK